Proteins from one Cicer arietinum cultivar CDC Frontier isolate Library 1 chromosome 3, Cicar.CDCFrontier_v2.0, whole genome shotgun sequence genomic window:
- the LOC101505969 gene encoding putative pentatricopeptide repeat-containing protein At2g01510 → MNYIKPCTRKINNVVTLTAPKYHLHVDASIIKTGFDPNTYRSNFLLKAFLQRGDLSHARKLFDEMPHKNIFSTNTMIMGYIKSGNLSEARTLFDSMFERTAVTWTMLIGGYAQNNRFSEAFGLFAEMGRHGIDHDHVSLATLLSGFTEFDSVNEVRQVHTHVIKLGYDSTLVVCNSLLDSYCKTRNLELACHLFNDVPERDSVTFNALLTGYSKEGFNNEAINLFFEMQELGYRPTEFTFAAVLTAGIQLDDIEFGQQVHGFVVKCNFVWNVFVANALLDFYSKHDCVVDARKLFDEMPEVDGISYNVLVTCYAWNGRVDESLELFRELQFTGFDRRQFPFATLLSIAAISLNLDMGRQIHSQTIVTDAISELLVGNSLVDMYAKCGKFVEANRIFADLAHQSSVPWTAMISAYVQKGLHEDGLKLFIEMQRAKIGADAATYASIVRACASLASLTLGKQLHSHINRSGYISNVFSGSALLDMYAKCGSIKDALQMFQEMPVRNSVSWNALISAYAQNGDGDRTLRLFEQMVRSGLQPDSVSLLSVLCACSHCGLVEEGLQYFNSMTQIYKLVPKKEHYASIIDMLCRGGRFDEAEKLMAQMPFEPDEITWSSVLNSCRIHKNQELAKIAAEKLFNMEVLRDAAPYVSMSNIYAAAGEWDNVGKVKKAMRERGVKKVPAYSWVEIKHKTHVFAANDKSHPQMREIMRKLDELEEKMVKQGYKPDLSCSLHNVDEEVKVESLKYHSERIAIAFALISTPEGSPILVMKNLRACTDCHAAIKVISKIVDREITVRDSSRFHHFRDGFCSCRDYW, encoded by the coding sequence ATGAATTACATAAAACCGTGTACGAGGAAAATCAACAATGTTGTCACGCTAACTGCTCCAAAATATCACCTTCACGTCGACGCTTCCATCATCAAGACAGGTTTCGATCCCAACACTTACCGTTCCAATTTCCTGCTCAAGGCTTTTCTCCAACGTGGGGATTTGAGTCATGCCCGAAAACTGTTCGACGAAATGCCTCACAAGAATATATTCTCCACCAATACCATGATCATGGGTTACATCAAATCTGGCAATCTTTCTGAAGCCAGAACCTTGTTTGATTCCATGTTTGAACGCACTGCTGTTACCTGGACAATGCTGATTGGTGGATATgctcaaaacaatcgatttagTGAAGCATTTGGCCTTTTCGCTGAGATGGGTAGGCACGGGATCGACCATGATCATGTCAGTTTGGCCACTCTGTTATCTGGGTTCACCGAGTTTGATTCTGTTAATGAAGTAAGACAGGTTCATACCCATGTTATCAAATTGGGGTATGATTCAACCCTTGTTGTTTGCAACTCATTGCTTGATTCTTACTGTAAGACTCGCAACCTTGAATTAGCTTGTCACCTGTTCAATGATGTGCCTGAGAGAGATTCTGTTACTTTTAATGCATTGTTGACGGGATACTCAAAAGAAGGGTTTAATAATGAAGCCATAAACCTGTTTTTTGAGATGCAGGAATTGGGGTATAGGCCAACAGAGTTTACTTTTGCTGCTGTTTTAACAGCAGGTATACAGTTGGATGATATAGAATTTGGTCAACAAGTTCACGGTTTTGTGGTGAAGTGTAACTTTGTTTGGAATGTGTTTGTGGCTAATGCTTTGCTTGATTTTTACTCAAAGCATGACTGTGTTGTTGATGCAAGGAAGCTTTTTGATGAGATGCCGGAGGTGGATGGTATCTCTTACAATGTGCTTGTCACGTGTTATGCGTGGAACGGAAGGGTGGACGAATCTCTTGAACTATTCAGGGAGTTACAGTTCACTGGATTTGACAGGAGGCAATTCCCATTTGCTACCTTGTTGAGCATAGCTGCAATTTCTTTAAACCTTGACATGGGTAGGCAAATTCATTCGCAGACTATTGTAACGGATGCGATTTCGGAACTCCTCGTAGGGAATTCTTTGGTTGACATGTATGCTAAATGTGGCAAATTTGTGGAAGCAAATAGGATTTTTGCAGATCTAGCTCATCAGAGTTCAGTTCCGTGGACAGCCATGATCTCGGCTTATGTTCAGAAGGGGCTCCATGAAGATGGTCTAAAGCTATTTATTGAGATGCAAAGAGCCAAAATAGGTGCCGACGCAGCCACTTACGCCAGCATTGTAAGAGCCTGCGCAAGTTTAGCCTCATTGACACTTGGAAAGCAGTTACACTCGCATATAAACAGATCAGGTTACATTTCAAATGTGTTTTCCGGGAGTGCACTACTTGACATGTATGCAAAATGTGGATCCATAAAAGATGCACTTCAAATGTTTCAAGAGATGCCTGTAAGAAATTCAGTCTCATGGAATGCACTGATTTCAGCTTATGCACAAAACGGAGATGGTGACCGCACCCTTAGATTGTTTGAACAAATGGTTCGTTCGGGTTTGCAGCCAGATTCTGTAAGTCTCCTCAGCGTTCTATGTGCTTGCAGTCACTGTGGTCTAGTGGAAGAAGGGTTACAGTACTTCAACTCCATGACTCAAATTTATAAACTTGTTCCTAAGAAAGAGCATTACGCATCAATCATTGATATGTTATGTCGCGGTGGAAGATTTGACGAGGCGGAGAAATTGATGGCCCAGATGCCTTTTGAACCTGACGAAATAACGTGGTCATCGGTTCTCAACTCATGCAGAATCCATAAAAATCAAGAGTTGGCGAAGATAGCAGCAGAAAAACTATTCAATATGGAGGTACTTAGAGATGCTGCTCCATATGTTAGCATGTCGAACATCTATGCAGCAGCTGGTGAATGGGACAATGTAGGGAAGGTGAAGAAGGCCATGAGAGAAAGAGGAGTGAAAAAAGTCCCTGCTTATAGTTGGGttgaaatcaaacacaaaactCATGTTTTCGCAGCCAATGACAAGTCTCATCCACAGATGAGAGAGATAATGAGGAAGCTTGATGAGTTGGAAGAGAAAATGGTGAAACAAGGGTATAAACCAGACTTAAGTTGTTCCCTTCACAATGTGGATGAGGAAGTGAAGGTAGAGTCTCTCAAATATCACAGTGAACGCATTGCCATTGCCTTTGCACTAATTAGCACCCCAGAAGGGTCGCCTATATTGGTGATGAAGAACTTGAGAGCTTGTACTGATTGTCACGCTGCCATCAAGGTAATCTCAAAGATCGTTGATCGGGAAATCACGGTCAGAGATTCAAGCAGGTTCCATCATTTCAGAGATGGATTTTGCTCCTGTAGAGACTACTGGTAG
- the LOC101506277 gene encoding light-regulated protein 1, chloroplastic encodes MQTALTFAPTTTFVPLTAPKSVSHLTTTSFPTKLIAPRYTAVKVATGNSDTPTVDYNSAFSVFPAEACETVGGEACLADMYPEVKLQPEAKNDTPKASENIEREYLDYNDPKTVFQAEACDDLGGTFCEPDYQKGVY; translated from the exons ATGCAAACAGCTTTAACCTTTGCACCCACCACCACCTTTGTGCCTTTGACTGCACCAAAGAGTGTCTCACATCTAACTACTACTAGTTTCCCTACCAAATTGATTGCACCTCGTTACACTGCAGTCAAAGTTGCTACCGGGAATTCTGACACACCAACAGTTGATTACAACTCTGCATTCTC AGTGTTTCCAGCTGAGGCGTGTGAAACAGTTGGAGGGGAAGCATGTTTAGCAGACATGTATCCTGAAGTGAAGCTACAACCAGAGGCAAAGAATGACACACCAAAGGCTTCAGAAAACATTGAGAGAGAATATCTTGATTACAATGACCCTAAGAC gGTTTTCCAAGCAGAGGCTTGTGATGATCTTGGAGGAACTTTCTGTGAGCCTGATTATCAAAAGGGTGTCTACTAG
- the LOC101506599 gene encoding sialyltransferase-like protein 1 isoform X1, with protein sequence MRQHKQLASAKPRILYLLCAAAFFSLFLLFSIQSSFFTGSFYSDRNSDSIRVLLQFQSTVQQCVANRGLGLTADIIDHCTLVLKYPEGTNSTWYNQQFKKFEPLEYTYDVCEAILLWEQYRNMTTVLTREYLDTRPGGWLDYAPLRIAQLGAKKCYNKTLCEEQLNILLPAKPPFHPRQFRTCAVVGNSGDLLKTEFGKEIDIHDAVFRDNEAPVNEKYAKYVGLKRDFRLVVRGAARNMVPILNGSDDEVLIIKSLTHKEINAVIKTLPNPVYLFQGIVLRRGAKGTGMKSIELALSMCDIVDIYGFTVDPGYTEWTRYFSTPRKGHNPLQGRAYYQLLECLGVIRIHSPMRSERRQDWADVPSREMISQAHAAAWRLRKSSADKAGGLGQFGNCKVWGNVDPDKSGPISGSPDMSDVRKYSNYKKWEVMPLKSLRKEAQNHYSQMEGVSLYKMDGNKLDDLVCVKHSLRSKV encoded by the exons ATGAGACAGCACAAGCAATTAGCTTCCGCGAAACCGAGGATTCTGTATCTGTTGTGTGCCGCTGCATTCTTCTCCCTCTTCCTCCTCTTCTCCATCCAATCCTCTTTCTTCACCG GCTCCTTTTATTCAGATCGCAACTCCGACTCCATTCGCGTCTTGTTACAATTTCAGTCTACTGTTCAGCAATGTGTG GCTAATAGGGGGCTTGGACTCACTGCAGATATTATTGACCACTGCACATTGGTCCTTAAATACCCTGAAGGCACTAACAGCACTTGG TACAATCAgcagtttaaaaaatttgagcCTTTGGAGTACACATATGATGTGTGTGAGGCAATACTATTGTGGGAACAG TACCGTAACATGACTACAGTTTTGACAAGAGAGTATCTTGACACTCGTCCTGGTGGTTGGTTAGATTATGCTCCACTAAGGATAGCACAATT GGGGGCAAAGAAGTGCTACAATAAGACTCTTTGTGAAGAACAACTTAATATATTATTGCCTGCAAAACCCCCCTTTCATCCACGACAGTTTCGTACTTGTGCTGTTGTTGGGAATTCCGGGGACCTTCTGAAGACAGAATTTGGGAAAGAAATTGATATTCATGATGCTGTTTTTCGAGACAATGAGGCCCCTGTTAATGAG AAATATGCCAAGTATGTTGGTCTTAAGAGGGATTTTCGTCTAGTCGTAAGAGGTGCTGCTCGCAACATGGTTCCTATTCTAAATGGGTCTG atGATGAGGTACTCATAATCAAAAGTCTGACACATAAAGAAATCAACGCAGTTATAAAG ACTCTACCAAACCCAGTCTATCTCTTTCAAGGTATTGTACTACGCCGAGGTGCCAAAGGAACTGGAATGAAGTCTATTGAATTAGCGCTCTCTATGTGTGATATTGTTGATATATATGGTTTCACTGTTGATCCTGGATACACTGAATG GACAAGATACTTCTCTACTCCTAGGAAAGGACACAATCCACTTCAAGGAAGAGCATACTACCAACTTCTAGAATGTCTTGGG GTAATCAGGATTCACTCCCCCATGAGATCCGAGAGGAGGCAAGACTGGGCAGATGTGCCAAGTAGAGAAATGATAAGCCAGGCACATGCAGCGGCTTGGCGCTTGAGAAAGAGTTCAGCTGATAAGGCTGGTGGTTTAGGACAGTTTGGCAATTGTAAGGTGTGGGGCAATGTGGACCCAGACAAAAGTGGACCTATCTCAGGATCCCCAGACATGAGTGATGTCAGGAAgtattcaaattataaaaaatgggAAGTCATGCCTTTGAAAAGTTTGAGGAAAGAAGCACAGAATCACTATAGCCAAATGGAAGGGGTCTCTCTGTATAAAATGGATGGAAATAAGTTGGATGATCTAGTCTGTGTGAAACACTCCTTAAGATCTAAGGTGTAA
- the LOC101506599 gene encoding sialyltransferase-like protein 1 isoform X2: MRQHKQLASAKPRILYLLCAAAFFSLFLLFSIQSSFFTGSFYSDRNSDSIRVLLQFQSTVQQCVANRGLGLTADIIDHCTLVLKYPEGTNSTWYNQQFKKFEPLEYTYDVCEAILLWEQYRNMTTVLTREYLDTRPGGWLDYAPLRIAQLGAKKCYNKTLCEEQLNILLPAKPPFHPRQFRTCAVVGNSGDLLKTEFGKEIDIHDAVFRDNEAPVNEKYAKYVGLKRDFRLVVRGAARNMVPILNGSDDEVLIIKSLTHKEINAVIKTLPNPVYLFQGIVLRRGAKGTGMKSIELALSMCDIVDIYGFTVDPGYTEWTRYFSTPRKGHNPLQGRAYYQLLECLGDSLPHEIREEARLGRCAK, translated from the exons ATGAGACAGCACAAGCAATTAGCTTCCGCGAAACCGAGGATTCTGTATCTGTTGTGTGCCGCTGCATTCTTCTCCCTCTTCCTCCTCTTCTCCATCCAATCCTCTTTCTTCACCG GCTCCTTTTATTCAGATCGCAACTCCGACTCCATTCGCGTCTTGTTACAATTTCAGTCTACTGTTCAGCAATGTGTG GCTAATAGGGGGCTTGGACTCACTGCAGATATTATTGACCACTGCACATTGGTCCTTAAATACCCTGAAGGCACTAACAGCACTTGG TACAATCAgcagtttaaaaaatttgagcCTTTGGAGTACACATATGATGTGTGTGAGGCAATACTATTGTGGGAACAG TACCGTAACATGACTACAGTTTTGACAAGAGAGTATCTTGACACTCGTCCTGGTGGTTGGTTAGATTATGCTCCACTAAGGATAGCACAATT GGGGGCAAAGAAGTGCTACAATAAGACTCTTTGTGAAGAACAACTTAATATATTATTGCCTGCAAAACCCCCCTTTCATCCACGACAGTTTCGTACTTGTGCTGTTGTTGGGAATTCCGGGGACCTTCTGAAGACAGAATTTGGGAAAGAAATTGATATTCATGATGCTGTTTTTCGAGACAATGAGGCCCCTGTTAATGAG AAATATGCCAAGTATGTTGGTCTTAAGAGGGATTTTCGTCTAGTCGTAAGAGGTGCTGCTCGCAACATGGTTCCTATTCTAAATGGGTCTG atGATGAGGTACTCATAATCAAAAGTCTGACACATAAAGAAATCAACGCAGTTATAAAG ACTCTACCAAACCCAGTCTATCTCTTTCAAGGTATTGTACTACGCCGAGGTGCCAAAGGAACTGGAATGAAGTCTATTGAATTAGCGCTCTCTATGTGTGATATTGTTGATATATATGGTTTCACTGTTGATCCTGGATACACTGAATG GACAAGATACTTCTCTACTCCTAGGAAAGGACACAATCCACTTCAAGGAAGAGCATACTACCAACTTCTAGAATGTCTTGGG GATTCACTCCCCCATGAGATCCGAGAGGAGGCAAGACTGGGCAGATGTGCCAAGTAG
- the LOC101506936 gene encoding uncharacterized protein, with product MSILPSQTQAASSSSSSSSTSNPNPQYGIPDTFSSPSPILNHALGSLQISDYPGPSTPAAENTGGSSEKVTELGSSSGMKAPQHNSRTHSRSQSGRRAFGSPQSAGKTTGTVSSHRNQQTTGSVNSHGSTPLAGRKSQMVNGNHLLNFQYDPISRSQQRGPPPPPPARRQRKRRPYNKDLFLQANFKFMVLDSGNYSPESMDPDKMLQWEDIICVTYLTPFPVQCPICLEHPLCPQITSCGHIFCFPCILQYLLLGEEDHKGDCWKRCPLCFVMISVKDLYTVHITNVKQYQVGDNIEFTFLTRKKDSFNLSHKNKQETDNSSCGQGEICDPFSKFTLTSDVDLSVRHAISDLDGWLARADSGLVDDLEKLPYVCAAMQQLKQRKKYWNELKVCDSEKSSKLIDCALQIPSISANAVDTDDENCSNGSRASSTDFPDQSKVVILDKSTAGSSQDETLDVDKVLVEQEMNLSSSYEEKNCIQGLSNGIEDAKENDSYNFYQAADGQHLILHPLNTKCLLHHYGGYDMLPHRISGTILQLETVTQSEAMRRRYRFLSHFPLTTIFQLCEVDLSEMLPPEALAPFMDEIKKRAIQRKQLAKKELKEKLKAEATSNYALPISTSYQFISRDDPPTFSMDDFEALGNSAMSSSPPVVGERKLFSSVARLGFAAGHDSPSFQTQETSDLHINNSITGSSSTSGLRNGGTPSYSNVISRPESNGSSNTPKTNDLGKKGKKPNRVLLSTAGGRRY from the exons ATGTCCATCTTGCCCTCACAAACCCAAGCCGCATCTTCATCCTCTTCGTCTTCCTCAACTTCCAACCCTAATCCCCAATATGGAATTCCAGATACCTTCTCTTCTCCTTCCCCAATACTCAATCACGCTCTCGGATCGCTCCAGATCTCCGATTATCCAG GTCCATCAACTCCAGCTGCAGAGAATACTGGTGGATCCTCCGAAAAG GTGACGGAATTAGGGTCTTCAAGCGGTATGAAGGCACCTCAGCATAACTCTAGAACTCATTCTAGGAGTCAATCAGGAAGACGGGCATTTGGATCGCCCCAGTCCGCAGGGAAGACAACAGGAACAGTTTCTTCTCATAGAAATCAACAGACTACCGGCTCTGTAAATTCTCATGGAAGCACCCCTTTGGCAGGGAGGAAATCTCAGATGGTGAATGGCAATCACTTGCTCAATTTTCAGTATGATCCAATATCCCGTTCGCAACAAAGGGGTCCTCCTCCTCCCCCTCCTGCCAGAAGGCAGCGGAAGAGAAGACCATACAACAAAGATTTGTTTTTGCAGGCAAATTTTAAATTCATGGTGCTAGATTCAGGAAATTATTCGCCGGAGTCAATGGATCCAGATAAAATGTTGCAGTGGGAAGATATTATATGTGTGACATATTTGACCCCCTTTCCAGTTCAGTGTCCAATTTGTTTGGAGCATCCCCTGTGTCCCCAAATAACCTCATGTGGACACATTTTCTGTTTCCCATGTATTCTACAATACTTGTTGTTGGGTGAAGAGGATCACAAAGGTGATTGCTGGAAAAGGTGTCCGTTGTGCTTTGTGATGATATCTGTCAAGGATTTATATACAGTCCACATCACAAATGTCAAACAGTATCAAGTAGGAGATAATATTGAGTTCACTTTCTTAACGAGGAAGAAGGATTCATTTAATCTGTCGCATAAAAATAAACAAGAGACTGATAACTCGTCATGTGGCCAAGGAGAAATATGTGATCCTTTTTCTAAGTTCACACTCACGTCAGATGTAGATCTCTCAGTGAGACATGCAATATCAGATCTAGATGGTTGGCTTGCCAGAGCTGATTCAGGTCTTGTTGACGACCTGGAGAAGCTTCCTTATGTTTGTGCTGCAATGCAGCaattaaaacagagaaagaagTACTGGAATGAGCTCAAAGTTTGTGACAGTGAAAAATCCTCTAAGCTCATTGATTGTGCACTCCAGATACCATCAATATCTGCAAATGCTGTGGATACTGATGACGAAAACTGTTCTAACGGATCAAGAGCTTCCTCTACTGATTTCCCCGATCAAAGTAAGGTTGTAATATTGGATAAGTCAACTGCTGGATCAAGTCAGGATGAAACTTTGGATGTGGATAAGGTGCTAGTAGAGCAGGAAATGAATTTGTCTTCTTCATATGAGGAGAAAAATTGTATTCAAGGGCTTTCAAATGGCATCGAAGATGCAAAGGAAAATGATTCATACAATTTCTATCAG GCTGCTGATGGTCAACATCTAATTCTTCATCCTTTGAACACAAAATGTTTACTGCACCATTATGGTGGCTATGATATGCTTCCTCACAG AATAAGTGGAACGATTCTACAATTGGAGACAGTTACTCAATCTGAAGCTATGAGGAGGCGGTATCgatttttaagtcattttccgTTGACCACAATATTTCAG CTTTGTGAAGTTGATTTGAGCGAGATGTTGCCTCCTGAAGCACTGGCCCCATTTATGGATGAAATAAAGAAACGTGCAATCCAGAGGAAGCAACTTGCAAAGAAG GAACTGAAGGAAAAATTAAAGGCTGAAGCTACTTCCAATTATGCTCTTCCCATATCAACCAGTTATCAGTTTATTTCTCGTGATGATCCTCCCACATTCTCCATGGATGACTTTGAAG CTCTAGGAAATTCAGCTATGTCATCAAGTCCTCCAGTTGTTGGGGAGAGAAAATTATTCTCAAGTGTTGCTAGGCTTGGTTTTGCTGCTGGTCATGATTCTCCATCCTTTCAAACTCAAGAAACTAGTGATCTACATATTAACAATTCGATCACTGGTTCTTCTAGTACATCAG GTTTGAGAAATGGGGGGACACCATCATACTCCAATGTCATATCTAGACCAGAATCTAATGGAAGTTCAAATACACCAAAGACAAATGACTTGGGAAAGAAGGGAAAGAAACCAAACCGAGTTCTTCTGTCAACAGCTGGTGGCAGGCGTTATTGA